The Niallia alba genome includes a window with the following:
- the queD gene encoding 6-carboxytetrahydropterin synthase QueD: MHDFRVVDKLQKFGEDISSKQLKYHHKRVMVSKEFTFDAAHHLHAYEGKCMNLHGHTYKVVFGISGYLDDRGLMIDFGDIKKIWKSDIEIYLDHRYLNETLPPMNTTAENIVYWIFKKMEEVLNKDEMKQVDNGARVEFVRLYETPTSFAEMKREWMEYE; encoded by the coding sequence ATGCATGACTTTCGAGTAGTAGATAAACTGCAAAAATTTGGGGAAGATATTTCTTCAAAGCAATTAAAATATCATCATAAGCGTGTGATGGTTAGTAAAGAGTTTACCTTTGATGCAGCACATCATTTGCATGCCTACGAAGGGAAATGCATGAATCTGCATGGACATACGTACAAGGTTGTTTTTGGAATTAGTGGCTATTTAGATGACCGCGGATTAATGATAGATTTTGGCGATATTAAAAAGATTTGGAAAAGCGACATTGAAATTTACTTGGATCATCGCTATTTAAATGAGACACTTCCACCAATGAATACTACAGCAGAGAATATTGTTTATTGGATTTTCAAAAAAATGGAAGAAGTCTTGAACAAAGATGAGATGAAACAAGTAGATAATGGGGCAAGAGTGGAATTTGTTCGCCTCTATGAAACTCCTACTAGTTTTGCAGAAATGAAAAGGGAGTGGATGGAGTATGAGTAA
- the queE gene encoding 7-carboxy-7-deazaguanine synthase QueE, translated as MSKVPVMEIFGPTIQGEGMVIGQKTMFVRTAGCDYSCAWCDSAFTWDGSGKGLIKQMQAEEIWQELVQLGGDGFSHVTLSGGNPALLKNLSHLVDFLKEKEIKIGLETQGSKWQDWFVDIDELTISPKPPSSKMNTDFDILDSIMQRLRDANQSNHISIKVVVFSDEDYDYAKKVHLRYSDIPFFLQVGNEDNKTTDNTQLVEQLLTKYEWLIDKTMLDHEFKNVKVLPQLHTYIWGNKRGV; from the coding sequence ATGAGTAAAGTACCTGTAATGGAGATATTCGGACCAACGATTCAAGGAGAGGGAATGGTCATTGGCCAAAAAACGATGTTTGTCAGAACAGCAGGCTGCGATTATTCTTGTGCTTGGTGTGATTCTGCCTTTACATGGGATGGCAGCGGCAAGGGACTAATCAAGCAAATGCAGGCAGAAGAGATTTGGCAGGAGCTAGTGCAATTAGGCGGCGATGGTTTTTCTCATGTCACCCTTTCTGGAGGAAACCCAGCCCTATTGAAAAATCTTTCACATTTGGTAGATTTTTTAAAGGAAAAGGAAATAAAAATAGGACTTGAAACCCAGGGAAGTAAATGGCAGGATTGGTTTGTAGATATCGATGAATTGACTATTTCACCAAAACCACCAAGTTCTAAAATGAATACTGATTTTGACATATTAGATTCGATTATGCAAAGATTAAGAGATGCAAATCAAAGTAATCATATTAGTATAAAAGTCGTTGTATTTTCAGATGAAGATTATGACTATGCCAAGAAAGTGCATCTGCGTTATTCAGATATTCCTTTTTTTCTGCAAGTCGGTAATGAAGATAACAAAACGACTGATAACACTCAATTAGTAGAGCAATTATTGACTAAGTATGAGTGGTTGATTGATAAAACAATGCTTGATCATGAGTTCAAAAATGTAAAGGTACTCCCACAGCTACATACGTATATTTGGGGAAATAAGCGTGGCGTGTAG
- the folE gene encoding GTP cyclohydrolase I FolE, with protein MSKINTPQIEEAIRLLLEAVGEDPNREGLLDTPKRVAKMYEEVFSGLTIDPKEYFETIFHEDHEELVLVKDIPFYSMCEHHLVPFYGKAHVAYIPKGGRVAGLSKLARAIEAVSKRPQLQERITSTVADTMMETLEPHGVMIVVEAEHMCMTMRGVKKPGAKTVTSAVRGVFQTDSDKRAEVFAMIK; from the coding sequence ATGAGTAAAATTAATACTCCTCAAATAGAGGAGGCAATTCGTTTATTATTAGAAGCGGTTGGAGAAGATCCAAATAGAGAAGGATTATTGGATACTCCAAAACGTGTAGCAAAAATGTATGAAGAAGTTTTTTCAGGTCTTACAATCGATCCAAAAGAATATTTTGAAACCATTTTCCATGAAGACCATGAAGAACTTGTATTAGTAAAAGATATTCCTTTTTACTCTATGTGTGAGCATCATTTAGTTCCTTTCTATGGAAAAGCACATGTAGCCTATATTCCTAAAGGAGGAAGGGTTGCAGGATTAAGTAAGCTTGCAAGAGCAATAGAGGCAGTTTCGAAACGCCCGCAGCTGCAAGAACGAATTACATCCACTGTAGCAGATACAATGATGGAAACTTTAGAGCCTCATGGAGTGATGATCGTGGTAGAAGCAGAACATATGTGTATGACAATGCGTGGAGTGAAAAAGCCAGGTGCTAAAACAGTTACTTCTGCTGTTCGTGGTGTTTTCCAAACAGACAGTGACAAGCGAGCAGAAGTATTTGCGATGATAAAATAA
- a CDS encoding RNA polymerase sigma factor — translation MFDITGFNEKEIYELFFEKVYKTTFYILKNEELAKDATHDTFIKVLKNLGKINNHSKLSAWITTIATRTAIDIYNKNKRQSAQLFEEENYVLNTYEFNYEKDEIEYYLANLPPEQKQVLILKYMDDLSEREIAKLLSIKLGTVKSRIYRAKQKMYRQYQSGGESKVEE, via the coding sequence GTGTTCGATATTACTGGTTTTAATGAGAAGGAGATATATGAACTCTTTTTTGAGAAGGTATATAAAACAACTTTTTATATTCTGAAAAATGAGGAACTTGCGAAAGATGCCACTCATGATACCTTTATAAAGGTATTAAAAAATTTAGGGAAAATAAATAACCACTCCAAGTTAAGTGCTTGGATAACTACGATTGCAACAAGAACTGCCATTGATATCTATAATAAAAACAAAAGACAATCAGCACAATTGTTTGAAGAAGAAAACTATGTGTTAAACACTTATGAATTTAATTATGAGAAAGATGAAATAGAATATTATTTAGCCAATTTACCACCGGAACAAAAACAAGTATTGATATTAAAATATATGGATGACTTATCAGAGAGAGAAATTGCTAAATTGCTTTCTATTAAATTAGGAACAGTTAAATCAAGAATATATCGTGCAAAACAAAAAATGTATCGACAGTATCAATCAGGAGGTGAAAGTAAAGTTGAAGAATAA